The sequence AATCATAACAAACGTCTACAATGAAATGATCGTTTAAACTTACTATTTATAATGTAATACTTTATTATTTTTAGTTTATCTACTTTAGGTTATATGGAGGTTTCTAATTAAAATTATAGTTTGTTTAAGAAAAACTATAATTCATGATAAATTTAATGATAAACTTTGCTTATTTAACAATCTCTACTGATTTGTGAGATATTCAAGAACAAAAATTTATTATAATGGAAAAAGTTAGTAATAACGATCTTATTGTAGTATCTAATATTTTAACTGCTTTCTAGGTCAGTTCTATGGCTAAAACCTTCTTGGAAGAAGTGTAAGTAATATTTTATTTAATTAGGTGCTATGAACATTTATCTTTGAATATATGCAAATTTAGGATAATTTAAGTTATCCTAAATTCTGTTATTCTAATAAAATTACTTGCTCTTATAAAGATAAAATGAGAACATAGCGTGTAATAAAAAGTAAGTTAATAAAGAAAAATTTATTAAGGAGAAAGATGTAATGAGGGTGCTGTTAGTAGAAGATAATAGTGACATAGCTAGCTCTATTGAATTAACGTTAGCTTCAGAAGGAATTATTTGTGAAGTGGTAGAGTTTGGTGCAGAGGGGATAGAAATAGCTAAAGTTTACAATTATGATTTAATTATTTTAGACCTTATGCTGCCAGATATTAGCGGATTTGAGGTCCTGCTGAGATTACGTTCCGCTAAAGTAAAAACACCTATATTGATTTTATCGGGTCTTACTACAGTTGATCAAAAAATTAAAGGTCTTACATGTGGGGCAGATGATTATATCACAAAACCATTTAACCGCGAAGAGTTAATTGCTCGTATTTATGCAATTGTTCGTCGTTCTAAAGGACACTCTGAGTCAGTGGTTAGGTTTGACAAGGTAAGTATTCATCTTGATACCAGAATTGTAGAAGTTGATGGCAAAAAGGTCCATTTAACAAACAAGGAATATGCTATTTTAGAATTGTTGGTATTGCGTAGGGGAACGGTATTGAATAAGGAGATGTTCTTAGATCATCTGTATAGTAGTGTTGATGAACCAGAGATTAAAATTATAGACGTATTTGTCTGCAAATTACGCAAGAAGTTGGCTGATGCTGCTGGTGGTACAAACTACATTGATACAGTATGGGGACGTGGTTACATGTTAAAAGAATATGATGAACAAGAACCAATATTGCATCATTTTTAAGGAGAAGTTATAGCTACCTGAATAACATTAAGCCAAATTTACGGTCATTGCGAGGAGCTACTTTAGTAGCGACGAAGCAATCTAATGAATATGGGTTGCCACAACCACTACGTGGTTTCGCTAATAGCGTCTTGTACTTTTCTGCAGTTTTTAAATTGTTATGGGGGTTATGCGTAAGGTGAGATACTAATCTGGTTAGCTGTATTAGACTTCCTGTATAAGTCAAAGATAGAATATTATGATACCTAGCACTATAGAATTAACCGGTAAAGTTTATATTAAATATGTTGATTCGATAACGAAGTTAAAAGTCGGGGATATTAAGCTTTTGTTGAATGATGACGCATTAAGTGTTAATAAAGGAGATTATGGGAATTTAAAGTCAAGTGGTTATATTAAAGCCAAAATTTTTGATGGACTTGTTTGGCAGAACATTAGTATAAGTGAATTATGTACAGAAAAAGAATATAAATTCACCAAAAGACAAAAAGCTATTGATACAGCCTTATTATGCAAAACTATAATTGAAGAGCGTCAAGGAGTCATGTTGTATAGAACTTATAGAGGACACTTTACTACTCAAGAATAGGCGTGGTATAGGCTAGATGATGCACACAAAATTCTTCAACGTTATTAAGAGGAAACCGTAAGGCGACGAAGCAGTCCACAAAAAGTATAGTTATAATTAAGTAATTTGGATTGCCGTGTCACCACTAAAGTAGCTCCTCGCAATGATGTTTAACTAAAAGATGTATGCATCTCACTAATTACTATGTGCATCGTCTAGGTAAATAGGAGGCTAATAAATGGAAGAAGACAACAAAAAACCAAAGGACTCTAGAAAGTTAGCAGACCAAATTAAGGATGCGTTAGTAGGTATCACTAATGAGGATGAACTTAGCTCCGATGAGGCGATGGAAATTTTCAATGAGTTAAGTGCAAACGATGCTTTCGAACAAGAGATAGAACAAATATTAGCTTGTCTTAATGAGCAAACAATGGATCTGACAAAATTACAGACACAGATTATCATATTAATACAAAAATATTTGGGCAAACTCAATAATAAGAAATTAAATCTTAAAATTGATGAAAAACTTATCAGTAAGAATATTGCTGAAGTAAGTAGTTACTTGATGCAACAACATTCGCTATTGGTAAAAGAAGCTAACCGAGGGTTGATAAAATCAAAAGATAATTTACAAGGTATAAGCAAGCAATCTAGATTGGAAGCAAGACGTTTAGTTAAAAATTTTGCTTTATATCAAGTTTATAAGTTTATGAATCCTAAAAGAATAGCTGGAGAAACAAAAAAAGAAAATTTTGCTTATAATATGATTAAAGGCGGGATAGATTTAGCCAAACAATATGAAGGCGGATCAAAAAGTGATGTCAAATCATATTCTCCAGAATTTATCAAAAAATTAAACCAGGCTCATCAGAAATTTAAGAGTGGTGGGAAGACAATTTATTGATTAATAACATTTACTTACAAAAATTAAAACTACTAAATTACCGTAATTTTCAGGATTTAGAGATTAACACTGGTAATAACCCTATTATATTAATAGGAGAAAATGGTAGTGGCAAAACTAACATTCTAGAATCAATATCACTATTTTCACCTGGTAGAGGTTTAAGATCAGCCAAATTAGATGATATTTGTCAAAGAGGGGTAGATCATTGTTCGGTTTATGGGCTATTGCATAGTAAACTTGGCTTAGCTGAAATTTTAACAAATGTAAAACGTCAATCTAATAGGCGATTTACAGAGTTTAACGGTGTTAAAATACAAAATAATGAACTGAGCAAGTTTTCTGCTATGGTTTGGCTTACTCCCCAAATGGATGGTATTTTTTCTTCCGGTATTAGTGATAGACGTAAATTCTTTGACAGGATTGTTTATAATTTTAACCCATCTCATGCAGAAATAGTTACTAAATATGAATATTATATGCATGAACGCAGTAAAATCCTATTACAAGAGCAAGTTGATACAAATTGGCTTGGAGTAATTGAGGAAAAAATGGCAGAATTATCGGTTGAGATCGCTATTAACAGGTTGAAAATTTTAGAACATATTCAAAAAACTATTGATGATTTGGATAATGAGTTCCCTAAAGCTATTTTATCAATTAATGGAGTTGTAGAAGAAAAAATATCAAAAAATTATGCTATAGATATTGATTTTATAAAAAAAGAATTAGTGGGATGTCGTATTCGTGATAGAATGTCTAATCGTACTAATTTTGGAGTTCATAAAAGTGATTTTATAGTTATTCATAAAGAAAAAAATGCCCTAACTAAACACTGTTCTACCGGTGAACAGAAGGCTGTGCTCATTGCAATAATACTTGCCCAAGTTAATTATGCTATTAAAGAAAATATCGCTATGCCTATTTTACTGTTAGATGAGGTTTTTGTCCATCTTGATAAAAAAAGGAGAGAATATTTGATTGATCTTTTTCTAGAATTAGGATTACAACTATGGGTAACTGCCACTGACTTAAATGGTATAGAGTCTTTAACAAAAAAAGCAGAGTTAATAAAATTATAGAGTATAATTAAATTTTTCTTATTTAATTTTTAGGCAATGCTTTAAAATTTGATCGCGGCGTTCTAATATAGCATTGAGATAAGAATTATTTAAAAAATCAGAACCTTTCGCTGCTATAAAAATTTTCCTAAGAGTAGGTAAGTCTAAATTTTTTATAGCTTTTATAGTGTCGTTATAACATTGCTTTGGATAAGATATTATAAAACTTTTATCAAATGCATGATACTGACGCCATATGCTATTTTGATAAATAACAAATCTAAGAGGTTGGTTATAAGACTTAAAGCTTTTATAAAACGTATAAGGTACTTGATTTTTTAATCTTTGTTTTAGATTTTCTTCATTAGGTATATCAATGGTCTCGGCTTTATCAAAAGGAAATGGTTTATCATAATCATTGGTATTTAGCTTGTCACTATATAACACTCTAACAAAAGGTAGCTCTCCAAGTTTAACGTGTTGGCGATTACGAATACCAGAATTATCTATTGCAATAAAATATGTTTTCTTAGGATCCTTAAATATCAACAAATTATGTGGTCCAGAATCCCATTGTCCGAAAATGAAGTAAAAAGTTTGTAGGTTATTTTGATCGAGTATGGAAACCTCTTGCAGAGCTTTTTCATACTCTCCAGGTGCTAAAGGATCAATTTCAGTATCAATGTATAGTTGCAAGGAGCCTGTCATACCATTGATTTTACGCATCACTGTTGGAGGAACATAAGGAAAGCCTAAAACTAGAGAAGCTTGATAGGCTGCTACTTCAGATTGGGCATCTCCCAAATCATCTGCTGGTAAATTTTTAAAGACAGCTTTTACCTGATTGTCTAAAGTAACTAAATAAACTTCTCCACCAAATTCTATTTTCTTGCCTTCTTCCATGAGAAATTCTTGCATAGGTTTGATATGGTGTACTTTAGATGTTTTAAGCAATTTTGAAATTTCGACTTTTCTCCATGTTTCCGGATGGTTAAATGGGCTGGCATATACAAAATGTGTAGTTAACAATGATAGAATTAAATAATAGCTGAGCAAGAATATTCTAAAAACTTTCATAATTTTATTATTTTAAACCTCAATTCGATATAAGAATTAATAATTTTTATATCGAATTGGCTTTGTTATAAGGAAAAATGCATTTTTGAAACGATTCTTCGAATGTATTTTAACTGATTTACGGTAATAATCTTATTTTTATATAGTATAAAAATAAGATTATTATCAAACTAATATTTAACAATGAGGGGGCAAACCGCTTTAATCCTGATTGTTTCTATTGTGGCTCGCGATGACAGTTGTTCGTTCTTATAACCTAGACACTTATATCTTTAAATTATGATATAAGTGTCTAGCACTACAGTTATAGACTGAATAAATTATAGAAAATTTGAGGGTTTTCTTTACAATATGGTTTCTAGTTTTTGAAATCTACAACTGTAGTGTTAGGTTCATTGCTACAGCATAATTTCCTATACTGAAAAAGCATAACTTAAAATTTTCCAGTCGAACCAAATCCACCAAACCCTCTAGGTGTTTCATCTAACACATCCACCTCATCCCATAATATCTGTTCATATCTAGCAACAACCATCTGAGCAATTTTCATGCCACGTTCAATTACAAAATCTTTCTTAGCATGATTAATTAAAATTACCTTTATCTCTCCACGATAGTCAGCATCAATTGTACCAGGCGAGTTTAGTACGGTAATATAATGCTTTAGTGCTAAACCTGATCTTGGTCTGATTTGAGCTTCTAAATGACTAGGCAATGCTATACAAATTCCCGTGGGTACCAAATTTGCTTCTTGTGGTTTTATAGTTATTGGAGCAATATTTGCTGCTATTAGATCCATACCAGAACTATGCTGGGTAGCATAACTAGGCAACATATCTACAGAATGTTCTAATCTTTTAACTTTAATGTTCATAAATATGATATTTTTTTAATTATATTGATCAGGTTGATTAATTAAACTTCAGCTTTACTTAACTATAACACTTTAGAAACATTAACAGAACCTACCATTGGTGTTATAAATTTTGATATTTGATAGTATAGAAGATTGTATTATTTGTCAATTTACAAAATAAATATATACTAACCATGGCGATTAGAGAGTAGACGTAATAGTTACCACTTAGGTCTACTCTCTAATCGTCCTGTTCTATCTGATTAGGCACATGGTCACATCCCCCATGACAAAAAGGATTACACCTTATTATTCTCTTAATAAACAACCATAATCCTTTAATATTGCCATGTATCATTATTGCCGACTTAGCATATTCTGAACATGATGGATAAAAACGGCAATTGACACCAAGTAGGGGAGAGATAAAAAATTGATAAAACCAAATAAATATAAGTAATAAATTAAAGCGATGTTTCATTTTGATTATGTTTACCTAAAAATATGTTATAGCTAAAAACTCCTTGGCAATTATTTGATTATCCATAGATTTACGAAATATTTTATCATGTTTTGGTCTGTCTGAAATCATATATGTTTATTTGCTTTCTCATCCCCAGGTAATACATAATTCGGCCCTTTCCAACCTGATGAAAAATCAAATTCTCTATATGGCTGATCAAGTTTAACTGGCTCATATACTACTTTTGCCAGAGTATCATCATATTTAACTTGCACGTAACCAGTTAATGGAAAATCTTTTCTAAGAGGGTGTCCAACAAAATCATAATCTGTTAGAATACGACGAATATCATGACTCCCAGCAAAATTCACTCCAAACATATCATATGCTTCACGTTCATACCAGCAAGCAGCACTAAAGATTTTGGTAACTGAAGGAATTATATCATTTTCTCCAACCTCAACTTTAACTAATATACGTTTATTTAATTTAAGACTTAGTAAATTATATACCACTTCAAACCGTCTAGAACGGTTCAAGAAATCGGCAGCAAACAAATCTGTCAACACAGTAAAACGTAAATCCTCAGATTGCTTAATTAACGATAAAAATGATACCAGACTTTCTATAGTAGATTTATATGCAGAAAAATGTATATTTGAACCATTTAACTGTACAGGTAATACAGTTATCTCAAGTCCTTGATTTTTTATTAAATTATCAATAATCGCTTCCATATTATACACTAATATTCTTAAATCTAGTAGTCCTTCTAATTTTCCTTTGTAGCTGCATTAAACCATAAATCAAAGCTTCAGCGGTCGGAGGGCAACCTGGTACATATACGTCTACCGGAACAATCTGATCACAGCCACGCACTACCGAGTAGGAATAGTGGTAATAACCACCACCATTGGCACAACTTCCCATTGACAGAACCCATTTAGGCTCAGTCATTTGGTCATAAACTTTTCTAAGAGCCGGAGCCATCTTATTGGTTAAGGTTCCTGCAACTATCATTAGATCAGATTGACGTGGACTAGGTCTAAATAACATACCAAAACGATCCATATCGTAACGGCTAGAAGCAGCTTGCATCATTTCTACTGCACAGCAAGCAAGACCAAAACTCATAGGCCAAAGCGAATTAGATCTAGCCCAGCCTAGCAAATCATCAAGTTTAGTTATCAAGAAGCCCCGATTTGAGATTTCTTCTGCAAGTAGCTTATCTTGATCATATAAATCTATTTCTGCTTTCATGTCATTATTCCCAATCTAAGGCTCCTTTTTTCCATTCATATATAAAACCAACAGTAAGTACGAATAAGAAAAACATCATTGAAAAAAAACCAAATTTACCAATTTTTCCAAGAGTAATAGCCCATGGCATCAAAAAGGCTACTTCTAAGTCAAAAATAATAAATAAAATAGCTACTAGATAAAAACGTACGTCAAATTTACTTCTAGCATCGCTAAAAGGTTCAAACCCGCATTCGTAACTATCCAACTTAGCTTTATTATATTTTCGAGGACTCAATAGTCTCGGTAATGTAACTATTATCAACGACAAAACTACTGCTATAGCAAAAAATACCGCTATAGGCAAATATTCCTGTAATATATGTGATGTTTCCAACATTAGTAATTACCTTATAATATAGGTGCTGTTATCTATTTGTCGTTGCTCGACGTAATAGTAATTTAAGCAAAATAACTGCCCCAAAAGCACTGCAAACCCACCATATTTGCCAAATATTAAATGAAATCATACCTATTATATAATAATTTATAAAGCAAGCATAGGCAACAGACTTGTAATTTAACGTATCTATATCCATCTCCTCACCAGTTAAATTCATCTTAGCACTTTTATGAGACTGCACTAAGCTTATATTACTAATTTTTTGAATATATTTATAAATTAAAGATAAAAATAGTATAAAACCTATTAAGCCCGTCTCAAATAAAATTTGCATTATATTATTATGTGGATGTAGAGGAAAGGGTGACCAAGTCCATTGGTGATAGCTAACCATTTGTTCTTTATCAACTTTAAAATTTCTTGAAGAAGCAAATCCATGACCTAAAATTGGTTTTTTGATAATTTGCTTGGCAACAAAATGCCAAATAAACACACGATGCTTGGCAGAATCTGGTAAAAACTTAGCATAATGCTCTGATGCATAATATGGTTGTATTTTATAGGAAATTATCGGCATCATTATTGAACCGGTAAGCATAGCCAAGGTAAATAATTTCAAAAAAATAGATTGTAGAGATTTGGATGCTAACAATCTATTTGTTAAAAATACTAACCCACCTATGGCAAATGCTAAAAAGCTTGCCAAACTATCAGAGATAGATAATAAATAAAAAATTAATAGATAATATATTAGTGCTAATAGATATTTATGATATAGTATCAATATAGCAATAAGTAGCCAGGAAAGAACCGATAATAAAGAACAGCCACGATCAAGAAGGAATAAAAAGAACTTACCGGAAGATTTTGGCTGGAAAGTAGTGCGGAAAGCTTCTGTTATAATACCATGAGAAGAGTATTCTACAAAGAATAGAGCAATTGCCAGCATTATTCCTATAATAAAATATATTTTTATTTTGGTTACATTGATAGGTAATTTGTCAATATGGCTATTTACGATAAATCCTATTAAAGCAATCAAAAAAACTTGTAGATAATTAAGTAAAGAAGAGGGATAGTTGAGTGAATAAAAATTTGTTATAAGACACCAAAGACAAAATAGTAATTCCAATTTCCAATTGGATAGCAAAGTTTTTTTAATAGTGGCATATTGCAAATTAATAAATATTTTATCTGATAAAGCAATTAATATAGTTAATAACCAAATAGGAACTATCACTGCCGCAGAAAAACCAGCAATTAATCCAACTGCTGGAAATAGCGTTACTAAAATATAAAACAGAGATTGTATCATTCTTAAATATCCTTATAAACAATCTTTAGCAAAAATTTCATAAATTGGGTGTTCAAAGGTGGAGACTGAAATGCTTGATAAGATAAGCCATCCTTGAAAAATTAACATAGGGTCTTCATCAATCTTATGCTCTATAATGGTTAATAGCATATAATTATCGCCATTGTAAGGATCAAGGTTTTTTATGCATTTATGAAGTTTAATTTGAATATTACCAAAATATTGTGGTTCATTAGGCTTTAATAACATCTCCTTTGATGTTGCGGTAATTTTATTTAAAGCAATAATCTTAGCTAAAGTGCAAGTTTTTAATTCTGAATTTTCAGCATTATTTGGTATACTGGATAAGTTGTTGTCTTTAATTTCTAACTTGTTACTATCTTCATCGGTAGTATCAAAAAATTCTATATTTTGGACAGTATCTTCGGCTTGTCCATAAGGAGAAAGAACGCATAAAAACCCCATTATACTGGAAAATATGAGGTGTTTCATCAATTTCTGTAGCATTCGAAAATAATAATTCTTTAAGTTATAACTTGGAACATACAGCTAACTAGATTAGACACTGTTAACAAAGCTTATTTGATTGATGAATTAATCAAATAAGCTTTGTTAACAGCAATTATCTTTTATCTAAATTTTCAAAAAAATAAAAATATTTATCTAAATAACAAAACAACGTTTTTGTTGAATAAGTTTATGGCATACTTCAAGTAGTTTACGCATGCATGCAACTATAGCAACCTTTTTAGGTTTAAAATTGTTAACAAGCCTATCATATAAAGCTTTCAAATATTGAAAACCATTTTTGACACCGTTTTTACCAGCCAATACCGCCATATATAAAGCATATCGTGGTATTTTTCTGCCACCTCTAATAAATCTTCGTCCTTGCTTATTACCACTATCACGGGCATAAGGAGCTATCCCTACAATTGCTGACAATTCATTACTACTATAATTTTTATTCCCTAATTCAGGTAAAAAACTAATTAGTTTTTTAGCTACGCATTTACCAATACCAGGCACACTCTCTAATATTTTTACCTTCTCTTTCAACTCTTCTGACTCATCTATTACTTCACTTAATTTTTTATCAAGCTCAGCTATTTCATTCTGTAAAAATTTAATGAGCTTTTCTATACTCTTTTTATCAATACCATCAATACTATGATGTAGCCTCTTCTTTTCATTGCTAAGCATTAATACTAAATCTTCTCGCCTTTGCTGATATCTCTTCAAAGTATCGGATTCAACTTGATATAAATAATTAGCTGAAAGCTGCATCTTATCGCCATAATATGCTAATTTAAATGCGTCCTTCTTATCAGTTTTACACAAATTCACCGATTTACTAAATGAATTAAAGCTATATGTATTGACTTTATGTACCTGTTGTTTATTATTATACAATTTTTGGCAAATATCCGCTTCATAACCTCCAGTAGGTTCACATACTATTAGCTTAATTTCTTGTTCTTTTGTTAATTTTATCAGTTCTTCATGCCCTAACTTATCGTTGGAAAAACGATTATATATCGGTTTATTGTTAGACTCATATAAACATATATCTAACCATTTTTTACTTACATCTAGACCTATTATTTTACTCATGATATAATCTCCTTCATCTTATTGTGCAAGGCTGCTGTTTCCAGCACCTTCTGCAATTTGTTCAAAGCAAACTTTGTAAGAGGGTACTTATTCTGTTTACGACTATTTCAGTCCAGTGTCTATCAAGTCACCCTCTTACAATTACTTATATCATAATTTAAAGATATAAGTGTCTAGGCTCTTGATATTGTTATAAGTTCCTAAATGTCATGTCATGTATTGATCTACCCAAAAATGCATTTATCTACGGCATGAAGATAAAAAATATTTTTTGCTAAATCTATTCCTATTATGTTATATTCTATTTTGGGCCTCCCTATTGTTGTTTTAATACATTAAATATTAAATCTAGAAGAATAACAACTGCTGTTCATTCTTTATATAGGGTATCTCCAAACATAATCATTTCCATGGATTACTTTGTTGCCACTAAAGTGCCTCTTCACTAATAGCGGAGAAGATATCTAGAACATATAACGGGTTAGTTATATTAATTATACTGGCATATAGCAAGATTGCATATATAAAACTTCGTGATATAATCAGGGCAGTTTAAAAGTCGTAAGTAATGATATAAAATACTAAATTACTCATCTTACGCATAACCCCCATGACAATTTTAAAATTGCAGAAAAGTACAAGACGCTATTAGGCACTGTTAACAAAGCTTATTTAGTTGGTGAATAAAGTCTTTTTTGCTGCAAATTATAAGATTTTTTTGAAATAGGTACACATCCTATCAAAAATCCTATTTATTCTCGCCTAAAAATAGCACAAAATATAATTAATTAGTTATCTCCGACAGCCTCCTAGCATTTCAAAATGACGTAAACCAAGTCCATATAACACTATGAATGGAACAAATAGCATTACTATTCCCCAATTACCAAAACAATCTATTAAATAAACTAATCCGAAAGACGTAACAACATACATTATTGCCCGCCCCACAGCGAATGAGATACTCACAGTTCTAAAACGTTTAAATACAGGGAATTGCTTATAAAATATTGGAGCCGCTGGCAGTGCTCCTGTTTTAAATAACAATATAAAAAACTGCAATAATAATAAATAAAAAGGCGATGGGGTATTAGTTAATAAATATGGTAAAAATACAATGGTACTAGCAAAAATTACTAATCTTATTTTTAAAATTTTCATAGGATATATTTTATAACTCAAATAAGTATATAAAATACCGCTAAATAGCTCTTCTATTGCAACAAACAAGTTATGTCCAATAATTTGTTCATAACTATAATTAAAGGTGGTTTTAAGTACAGTACCACAATGTATATATACCAAATAAAACCAAATTGGTCCAGTCGCTTCAATTGCTAAATAAGCTAATATAGTTTTTATATTAACTTTCTCATTTAACTTCTCATTTAACATTTTCTGATTAGTAATATCATTTTTCTCTATACCAAAATTTTTAAGTTTATTGAGTAGTCTTGTGGTTGCATCAGCAAATTCTGGAGTCTCTCTAAGGCGTGTTCTTGCCACAACTCCCACCATGGCAATCACTGCACCAAATAAAAACGCATATCGCCAACTAAAAGCATATGAAGTAACCAATGTCGCAACACCTAAAGCAAATACTCCACCTAGATTAGCAAATATAGTGATAAAACCAACAACAGGATATTGAATTGGTGGTTTTGTCATTTCCGTTAAATATAGTTCTGCCCCTATTGCTTCTCCTAAGGATTATATGCCTTGTACTATCCGACAAATAGTGATTAATACCGTAGCAGTAACACCAATTTGAACATAAGTAGGCAAAATAAACATCAGCAAACAAGAACATGACATCATGAAAGTTGTGACAACTACCGTAGCCTTGCGGCCTACTTTATCACCTATCCAACCAAATAGCGCAGCACCAACTGGTCTAAAAATAAAAGTAGAACAGATGGCAAAAGATGACATAATACTAGCATTATGCAGATCAGTTTGTGGAAAAAATAACTCATTAAGAAATACTGCCATATGTATATAGAGCATCAAATCAAAATACTCCAAAAATGTTCCCATAGACAGCAACCCAATCGCTTCTTTCTGTTCCTTGGTTAGATTATTTTGTTTTCCTTGATACACTCTATTTAACCTTCACATCAGCTAGTCTAATATATAACGGTTCTATAGAGTTAGAAAACTTATACTGTATAGCTATTTTATCAGCTATATATTGACATATATACAACGCCTTAACTCTAGTAAAACGCGGTAAAATTATTACGTTTTTTTTATCCCTAATTTTATCGTATATCATCCCTACCCCATTACCGGCACAGACCTTAATAGTATTATCTTCTATATTTAATAGTTGCACAGCTTGGTCATAACTTATCAGTAAAGGAATAGATACTTGTCCATCTTGGTCAAAAACTTGGCTATATAATTGCTCTCTATATGCATTAAAAAAAATAAAAAATTTAAGAACAACATTTTTATTATAGTTTTTTACTTGCCTAGTAGCTCTCCACCAAGAAAGCTCAAAATTAGATATAGTGCTACCTATTATATTTGTACTGAGCAAAATTCCTTTTGCCACTGATAATCCTATTCTAATACCAGTAAAACTACCGGGGCCGTTTGTAACGGCTAGATAATTTAAGTCATGGTAAGAAAGCTTTGCTATTCTCAAAGCTTCTTCAATCATTGGCACAATCTTTTCAGCCTGCATAGATGGTCTTAAATCCTCAATATATGCTAGAATAATTTTATCTTCAGAAATCGCAACAGATGCACTATTATTTACTGTATCAAATGCTAAAATTTTCATTTATAGTAATCAATTCTTTAAATCATTGAGTATAGTAAATTATAATGACAATGGAAATAAATAGAACAATTTTTAGGTTATACGACATTCGTGGAAGCAGTTTGCTGGATATTAATACAACTATTGCTTATAAAATTGGATTTTGTTTTACTAAAATGAATATATCTAAACAAGGGAACAAAATATTTGTAGGACGGGATGGTAGATTAAGCTCCCCTGCCCTTTACCATGCTTTGGTTAATGGCATTATCTCAGCTGGCGGACAGGTTATCTCCATAGGAGTCACTCCCTCCCCTATGCTATATTTTGCTGA comes from Candidatus Tisiphia endosymbiont of Nemotelus nigrinus and encodes:
- a CDS encoding O-antigen ligase family protein: MIQSLFYILVTLFPAVGLIAGFSAAVIVPIWLLTILIALSDKIFINLQYATIKKTLLSNWKLELLFCLWCLITNFYSLNYPSSLLNYLQVFLIALIGFIVNSHIDKLPINVTKIKIYFIIGIMLAIALFFVEYSSHGIITEAFRTTFQPKSSGKFFLFLLDRGCSLLSVLSWLLIAILILYHKYLLALIYYLLIFYLLSISDSLASFLAFAIGGLVFLTNRLLASKSLQSIFLKLFTLAMLTGSIMMPIISYKIQPYYASEHYAKFLPDSAKHRVFIWHFVAKQIIKKPILGHGFASSRNFKVDKEQMVSYHQWTWSPFPLHPHNNIMQILFETGLIGFILFLSLIYKYIQKISNISLVQSHKSAKMNLTGEEMDIDTLNYKSVAYACFINYYIIGMISFNIWQIWWVCSAFGAVILLKLLLRRATTNR
- a CDS encoding DUF2155 domain-containing protein, with the protein product MGFLCVLSPYGQAEDTVQNIEFFDTTDEDSNKLEIKDNNLSSIPNNAENSELKTCTLAKIIALNKITATSKEMLLKPNEPQYFGNIQIKLHKCIKNLDPYNGDNYMLLTIIEHKIDEDPMLIFQGWLILSSISVSTFEHPIYEIFAKDCL
- a CDS encoding transposase; this translates as MSKIIGLDVSKKWLDICLYESNNKPIYNRFSNDKLGHEELIKLTKEQEIKLIVCEPTGGYEADICQKLYNNKQQVHKVNTYSFNSFSKSVNLCKTDKKDAFKLAYYGDKMQLSANYLYQVESDTLKRYQQRREDLVLMLSNEKKRLHHSIDGIDKKSIEKLIKFLQNEIAELDKKLSEVIDESEELKEKVKILESVPGIGKCVAKKLISFLPELGNKNYSSNELSAIVGIAPYARDSGNKQGRRFIRGGRKIPRYALYMAVLAGKNGVKNGFQYLKALYDRLVNNFKPKKVAIVACMRKLLEVCHKLIQQKRCFVI
- a CDS encoding MFS transporter; protein product: MTKPPIQYPVVGFITIFANLGGVFALGVATLVTSYAFSWRYAFLFGAVIAMVGVVARTRLRETPEFADATTRLLNKLKNFGIEKNDITNQKMLNEKLNEKVNIKTILAYLAIEATGPIWFYLVYIHCGTVLKTTFNYSYEQIIGHNLFVAIEELFSGILYTYLSYKIYPMKILKIRLVIFASTIVFLPYLLTNTPSPFYLLLLQFFILLFKTGALPAAPIFYKQFPVFKRFRTVSISFAVGRAIMYVVTSFGLVYLIDCFGNWGIVMLFVPFIVLYGLGLRHFEMLGGCRR
- a CDS encoding MFS transporter, producing the protein MYQGKQNNLTKEQKEAIGLLSMGTFLEYFDLMLYIHMAVFLNELFFPQTDLHNASIMSSFAICSTFIFRPVGAALFGWIGDKVGRKATVVVTTFMMSCSCLLMFILPTYVQIGVTATVLITICRIVQGI
- the tsaB gene encoding tRNA (adenosine(37)-N6)-threonylcarbamoyltransferase complex dimerization subunit type 1 TsaB; translation: MKILAFDTVNNSASVAISEDKIILAYIEDLRPSMQAEKIVPMIEEALRIAKLSYHDLNYLAVTNGPGSFTGIRIGLSVAKGILLSTNIIGSTISNFELSWWRATRQVKNYNKNVVLKFFIFFNAYREQLYSQVFDQDGQVSIPLLISYDQAVQLLNIEDNTIKVCAGNGVGMIYDKIRDKKNVIILPRFTRVKALYICQYIADKIAIQYKFSNSIEPLYIRLADVKVK